GGCGAAGAGTTGGGCGGCGACTTGATCGAGGCGTTGGCCGCCCAATTCGGACGGCACCTCTGCGCGAAGTTCAATTTTATCGGACATGCTCGGACTGGGCGTCGGCTACAGCCTTTGGTTTCGGCTGCGCGCTTGTGGTTAAATACGGCGTCTTTTGCCCCGGGGCTTTTCAACGGGGCGCTCATCATAACAGGACGGCCCCGCCCAAGACAGCGGCCGTCATAGGGACGCAAGCCGCCATGCAAGTGAAACACCTGCTGCTGATCGCCATCCTCGCATTGACCGCTGCTTGCTCATCGAAGGAAGTCGTAGACGAAAACCTGAGTGAAGCCGAGCTGTACCAGCAGGCTCAACAGGACCTGGACAACAACAGCTACACCAGCGCCACAGCCAAGCTGAAGGCTCTGGAGTCGCGTTATCCGTTCGGTCGCTACGCCGATCAGGCGCAGCTGGAACTGATCTACGCCAACTACAAGAACGCCGAGCCGGAAGCTGCAAAGTCCGCCGCCGAGCGTTTCATTCGTCTGCATCCGCAGCACCCGAACGTCGACTACGCCTACTACCTGAAGGGCCTGACTTCGTTCGACCAGGACGTCGGCCTGCTGGCGCGCTTCCTGCCGCTGGACATGACCAAGCGTGACCCGGGTGCCGCCCGCGACTCGTACAACGAGTTCGCCCAGCTGACCAGCCGCTACCCGAACAGCCGCTACGCGCCGGACGCCAAGCAGCGCATGATCTACCTGCGCAACCTGCTGGCCGCCTACGAAATCCACGTGGCCGACTACTACCTGACCCGTCAGGCCTATGTCGCCGCCGCCAACCGTGGTCGTTATGTAGTGGAAAACTTCCAGGAAACCCCATCGGTCGGTGACGGCCTGGCGGTGATGACCGAAGCCTACCAGCGTCTGCACCTGGACGAATTGGCGGCCACCAGCCTGGAAACCCTGAAGCTCAACTACCCGAACCACCCGAGCCTGCAGGACGGTCAGTTCGTGCCTCGCGTTGCCGAAGCCGACAACCGTTCGTTCCTGAGCAAGGCCACGCTGGGTCTGATCGAATCCCGTCCGCCGCTGCCGCCGGGAGAGACCCGCGCCAACCAGGACGTGCAGAAACAGTTCCAGGACGCGAAAGACGCGATCCCGAACGAGCTCAAGCCGAAAGACGAAAACGGCGACGTGATCGAAGAGCCGGAACCGGAGTCGAGCGACAGCGACCGTTCCATCTTCAGTTACCTGACCTTCGGTCTGTTTGACTGATCACTTCGGTGATACCAAAAAGGGAGATCTTCGGATCTCCCTTTTTATTGCGGCGTGTGATTGGGCTGTGCGCCTGTCGGGTCCTTGGCTAAACTGCCGAATCATTAGCCGAAAAGCCGCCCATCATGCTTCGTTTACTGTTCTGGATTGCCTTGATCGCCGCCGCTGTCTGGTTGTGGCGCAAATTCAAGGCCCCCGCCTCGTCCGCCCGATCGCCTCGCGAACAGGATGCCGCGCCGATGGTGCGCTGCGCCCATTGCGGCGTACACCTGCCCCGCGACCGTGCGCTGAATCTTCAACAACAGTGGTATTGCAGCCAGGCTCACCTTGAGCAAGGCCCAGGTTCCAGTGATCGCTGAGGCCGACAACGCCGACAGCAAACAGGCCCAGCGACTGCTGCGCCTCTATCATCTGTACCGTTTGAGTGTCGGCATCACTTTGGTGTTGCTGATTTCCAGCAACATGGACAACCGTCTGCTGAACTCGACCAACGACGAGTGGCTGCGCAATGGCAGCTGGTTGTACCTGGTGCTGAACATCCTGCTGGTGGTGTTCCTCGAGAACATCCGCCGTCCCGCCCAGCTGTTCGGCCTGGCACTGGTCGACATCCTGCTGCTGTGCGGGGTGTTCTATGCGGCGGGCGGCGTGGCCAGTGCGATCGGCAACTTGCTGATCGTCTCGGTGGCCATCAGCAACACATTACTGCGACGACGCATCGGCTTGCTGATCGCCGCCATCGCCACCCTCGGCATCGTCGGGCTCAGCTTTCTGCTGAGTTTCAGCCATCCCCTGAGCGCCAACGATTACTTGCAGGCCGGTACCCTCGGCGCCCTATGCTTTGCGGCCTCATTGCTGGTGCAAGGATTGATGCGCCGTCTCGAGGTCAGCGAGAACCTGGCCGAACAGCGCGCCAGCGAAGTCGTGGGGCTCGAAGCCCTCAACGCGCTCATCCTGCAACGCATGCGCACCGGCATTCTGGTGCTCGACGAACAACGCCGGGTGCAACTGGCCAACCATAGCGCCAGGACCCTGCTGGGCCAGACACACCTTGAAGGCGACTTGATCGACGACCACTCGAGCGCGTTGGTCGAGCGCCTGCAACTGTGGCTGAACAACCCGACGCTGCGCCCGCAAAGCCTGAAGATCGCCGGCAATGGCCTGGAGCTGCAGCCGAGCTTCATCGCCCTGGAACAGAGCCCGAACCGCCAGACCCTGGTGTTTCTCGAGGACCTCGCCCAGATCGCCCAGCAGGCCCAACAATTGAAGCTGGCCGCGCTGGGCCGGCTCACCGCCGGTATCGCCCATGAAATCCGCAATCCGCTGGGGGCCATCAGTCATGCCGCGCAGCTGTTGCAGGAATCCGAGGAACTCGATGGCGCGGATCGGCGTCTGACGCAGATCATTCAAGACCACTCCCAGCGCATGAACCGAGTCATCGAAAACGTCCTGCAACTGTCCCGCCGTCAGCAGAGCGCGCCGCAACGGCTGGATCTCAAGCTTTGGCTGGAGCAGTTCGTCAGCGAGAGCCGTGAACAGGCCGGCGAGCGCCAGCACATTCACCTGCACATCGGCCCGGGGGATTTCCGCACGTTGATGGATCCCGGCCAGCTCACGCAGATTCTCGACAATCTGTTACGCAACGGCTGGCGCCACAGTGCCCTTTTGCACGATCCGGCCGAGGTCTGGCTGACGCTGTTGATCGACCCCGAAAGCACGCTGGCCGTGCTTGAGGTGCAGGACAACGGCCCCGGCGTGCCACCGGATCAGCAGGCTCACCTGTTCGAACCATTCTTTACCACCAGCAGCCAGGGCACCGGCCTTGGGCTTTATCTGTCCCGTGAGCTGTGCGAAAGCAATCAAGCGCGCCTAGACTTCAAATCACGCCAAGGCGGCGGCTGCTTTCGCATCACCTTTGCTCACGGACGGAAACAAAGTTGAACACGAGCCCACGGCAAAAAATCCTCATCGTCGACGACGAGCCGGATATCCGCGAACTCCTGGAAATCACCCTGGGACGGATGAAACTCGACACCTTCAGCGCACGCAATCTCGCAGAAGCCCAGGCACTGCTGCACCGCGAGACTTTCGACCTGTGCCTGACCGACATGCGCCTGCCCGACGGCACCGGCCTGGAACTGGTGCAGCACATCCAGCAACGTTATCCACAACTGCCGGTGGCGATGATCACCGCCTACGGCAGCCTGGAAACGGCGATCAACGCCCTGAAGGCCGGGGCTTTCGACTTCCTGACCAAACCGGTGGACCTGACACGCCTGCGCGAGCTGGTCGGCTCGGCGTTGCGCATGCCGGCGCCGGGCAATGTCTGTACCTCGATCGACCGGCGCTTGCTTGGCGATTCACCGCCGATGCGCAACCTGCGCAAGCAAATCGACAAACTGGCCCGCAGCCAGGCACCGGTCTACATCAGCGGCGAGTCCGGCAGCGGCAAAGAGCTGGTCGCCCGGCTGATTCACGAACAGGGCCCGCGTGCCAGCCAGCCGTTCGTGCCAGTGAACTGCGGGGCGATTCCGTCGGAGTTGATGGAGAGCGAGTTCTTCGGCCATCGCAAAGGCAGTTTCAGCGGCGCGGTGGAGGATAAACCGGGGCTGTTTCAGGCGGCCCATGGCGGCACGCTATTTCTCGATGAAGTGGCGGATCTGCCGCTGCCGATGCAGGTCAAGCTGCTGCGGGCGATCCAGGAAAAAGCCGTGCGCAGCGTCGGCGGTCAACAGGAAACTGTGGTCGATGTGCGCATCCTCTGCGCGACGCACAAGGACCTCGACGCGGAAGTGGCTGCCGAGCGCTTTCGTCAGGATCTGTATTACCGGCTGAACGTAATCGAACTGCGCGTACCGTCTCTGCGCGAACGTCGCGAGGACATCGAAGCACTGGCCGGCCACATGCTCAAGCGCCTGGCCAATGGCACCGGGCAGCCGGCGGCACGTCTTCATCCCCATGCCCTCGAGTCGCTGAAAAACTACCGTTTTCCGGGCAACGTGCGGGAGCTGGAGAACGTGCTTGAGCGGGCGCATACCCTGTGTGAAAACCGCACGATCGAGGCCGAGGATTTACGCCTGATCGAAGGTAACGGCGCCGCTGAAGGTGGTATTGCCGATCTCACGCAGATCGACAACCTGGAAGACTATCTGGAAAGCGTCGAACGCAAACTGATTCTGCAGGCGCTGGAGGAAACCCGCTGGAATCGCACGGCGGCGGCGCAGCGGTTGAGTCTGTCGTTTAGGTCGATGCGCTACAGGCTCAAGAAATTGGGGCTGGATTGAACAAAAAGAACGCAGCCTTTATCGGCTGCGTTCTTTTGATGTGGCTTCAGATCCGACCGGCCGGTGCATACGGCGCCGGATCAATGATCGGCGCGCGCCCCAGCATCACATCGGCAAACAACTGACAGGACGCCGGCGCCAGCACCAGGCCGTTGCGGTAATGCCCGCAATTCAGCCACAGACCGTCAAACCCCGGAACCCGGCCAATATAAGGAATGCCTTCCGGTGAACCCGGTCGCAGCCCGGCCCAGTGCCCCACCACTTCGGCATCCGCCAGCGCCGGCAACAATTCGACTGCCGAAGCCTTGAGGCTTTCCAGCGCGTTGTTCGTCGGGGTCTTGTCGAAGCCTTCGTGCTCCAGCGTACTGCCAATCAGAATGTGCCCGTCGCGGCGCGGAATCGCGTAGCGCCCCTTGGCCAGCACCATGCTCGGCAGGAAATCCGCTGCACACTTGTAGAGAATCATCTGGCCCTTGACCGGCTCCACCGGTAGGGAAAGATTCAGAGTCTTGAGCAATTCGCCGCTCCACGCGCCCGCAGTGAGAACGACCTGATCGCCGGCAATCACACCAGTGGAGGTCTGCACGCCCACCACCCGCTCACCTTCACGGACAAACCCGCTGACTTCACACTGCTCATGAATCGTCACGTTCGGCAGCGCCTGCAACGCAGCTTTCAAAGACTTCACCAGCCGTGGATTGCGCACGTTGGCCACATCGGCCATGTAGATCGCCCGGGAAAAACCGCCACCGAGCACCGGCACCGCATCATGCGCCGCCGAGATATCCACAGCCCGCAACGGACGGTTCTCCCGCGCAGCCCACGCCAACGCTTGGGCTTCGTCATCCAGGTCCAGCCAGTACAGGCCGGTGGTGTGCACTTCGGGGTCGACCCCGGTATCGGCAAAAAGCCGCTCGCCCAGCTGTGGATAAAAATCCTGCGACCAGTGCGCCAGCGCGGTGACGGCCGGGCTGTAACGCCACGGGTACAGCGGAGACACGATACCGCCACCGGCCCAGGACGATTCCTGGCCGACGTTCGAACGATCCAGCAGCACCACGCTGCCGACCTCGGAGGCGAGGTTGTACGCAGTGAGCAGGCCAATCACCCCGCCACCGACAATCACCACTTGCTGTTGCCTGGTCATGTTTGATCCAACCGTAAAAAAGACAGTGGGCGCAAATGGCGCCCGAAATAAAGCGGCTCAGCGGCCCCAGCAATCCTTGGTGGTCAGCCCGGTGGTCGCGTTGTTCATGCTTCTGACACCGGTGTTGGTGAGGGTGAAATCCCCGCACTTGTCAGTGGCCATCGCCGTGCCGGTCTTGCGGGTCGCGGTCAGCAGGAAGGTCTGATCGGTGATCGTCGGCGTGATGGTGTAGAAATCGTTGCCGGTGCTCAACCCGGTGACACCGGTGTAGACGTTGTTCTTCGAATAGAAGCGTTCGAGGATCTGTGCCTGTTCCGACAAAGTGCTGACCACGTCGGCGCGGCGGCCCTTCTTCACGTATTCGGTGAGGCTCGGATAGCCGATGGTGATGACGATACCGATGATCGCAATCACGATCATGATTTCGATCAGGGTGAAGCCTCGGTTGGATCTGCGCATGCCTCGAACTCTCGCTTACTGAATTTGCCGCCACATGATACGACGGCTGCCGCCGCCGGATTTTTCCACCAGGGTGGTGATACCGCCACTGGAATCGTTCACGACCTTGCGTGATGCACCGTTGACGATGGCGTTCAGGGTCGGGATACCGCCGGTGAAGACCACGCCGCTGGAAATCGTGTCGTTGCTGTCGACCACGCCATCGGCGTTGGTGTCGAGCACCGCGTAGTTGAGCATCTTACCGCTGAACGCATCGAGTTCGATCAGTTTGCCAGTACCGAAACTGGAACACGGGTCGGTGGTATCGACACTGGCCGTGGTGAACACGATACGTCCCAGCACCAGACTGGCCTGATTGATCACCCGTTCGCCGGTCAATGCGTTGTTGTACACCAGCGGCAGGTACCAGCCCTTCTCCGCCGGATAGGTCGTGTCGTTCTGGCTGGTGGTGACGAACTGCCCGGTACTGCCGGAGAACACCCCGGTAATCGCCTGCGCCTGCAAACTGCTGACCGTGATCTGGCCCGACCCGCCATCGGCGTCCCACACCGAATAGAACGCCTGCAAATCCTTGTTGGTCTTGTCGGTGGCTTCGTTGAATTTGCCCGTGCCGACGAAGATCTGTTTGCCGCCCAGAGCATTGTCCGCCAGCAACGGTTGCGCGGTGATTGGCTGAGTTGCCCCGCCAGCCGTGGTGAACAACGGTTTGCCGGAAAACGCCACGCCCCAGCTGTCGGACGAAGTGGCGCTCAGGTCGAACTTCCACAGCCGTCCCTTCAAGTCACCGCCATATGCGGCCTGCACCACGTTCTGCGAATTGACCCGCAGCTTCACCGAGGACAAACCGTTGGTGGTTTCCGTACTGTCGATGACGATTTTCTTGATCAGCGAGCCGTCACGCACATCCAGCACATATAGCGCCGCCACCCCGGAGTTGCTGCCATAACCGTTGGCAATGAACGCCGCCCAGCGACCATCGGCCAAGCGTGCCACCTCCGGACGGGCATAGGCGTAACCCAGATCATTGAAAGCGTTGGAAGTACTGGCGGTGGCGGGCGCGCTGACTTCCCACAAGGCGCGGATAACGTTGCCCGCCGAGGCGTCGTACAGCTGAAGCCCGTAGAACGTCTTGCCACCGGCTCCTGTCCCGCCAATAGCCAGGGTTTTCCAGGCCGTGCCGAATTGCGCATCGAATACACCGAGCTGACCGTCCACCAGAAACTTGTGGCTGACGCCGTTGACGTAGTTCGGATCGGCAATCAGGCGCAGCGAGGGCAATACGCTGGACGGCATGTAGGCATAGCGCCGGGTACCGTTGGCCGAGTTGATGACGCTGACAAAACCGTCGTTGGCGTTCACCACCAGGCTGGCATTCATGTTCGCAGCCTTGGTGGTCAGGTAGGTGCTGTAGCTGGTGTCACCGGCCAGATCGGAAGCGGTTTTTTCCGTGGGCGAAGCCAGTACGAGCGGCGAGTTGATGATGTCCCCAAGCAACACGCTGCGCACTTTGAGCCCGGTCTTGTTGGTGCCCTTGCTCCATTCGACCAGGTCGTTGCCACTGATGCCGGTGGGCAAACCCTGGCTGAGGACGGTCTGCTGGGCCGGGGCGAAGTTGCCGTAGGCCAGCGTTACCACCGCGTTGTTCAGGGAGTTCCACGACTGGTAGGTCGGCGCAGTGGCACCGGGCACGATGGCCGTGTCAGTGGTCCACAGCACGGCCGATGTGTTGACCGCCCCGGCCGAGGTGAAGCCAAAGGATTTGATAGTGCCGCGCCAGTCTTTGGGGTCATAGCTGGTCTGGAAATAACTGGTGCCGCTCGCCAGCGTCGTGCCGCTGGCCACACCGCTGCCACCGGAGCCGGCCTTGGAGGTGATATCGCTCAACGCCGAGGACAGCGCGGCATTCAGGCCGGCGCTGTCGGTCGCCTGGTAGTAGCGGCCCTGCCCGTAATCGGCGGCGTCCGAAAGCATGTCGTTGGAAGCGGTGAAACCCACGGTGTAGGTGTTCATGTTCTGCCGGGGAAAATCCACCGCATTCCAGCTCTTGCCCGCCGCGTCGGTGCCGGAGGAACGCATGTCGATGTCGAAGGCGAACTTGGCGATATCGTCCAGGTACAGCGTATCGCCCTCCCCGTCCCCGTTCAGGTTGTTCCCGTCATTGTTGATGCCGTCCCAGTTCGGCAGGCGACTGCCGCCAAGCGGGTCGTTGCTCGGAAAGGTACGGTCGTAGGTCGGCAGGCCGTCGGTGATGACCACCCCGTAGTTTTTCTGACAGCGATACTGGATCGGACTGGTGTAGGTGCTGGGCATGCTGTTGTAGTACGGCGCCATCCCGCGCATGTAGCGGGTGATTTCGTAGTAGGTCTCGGCCAGTGGCGTGTTGGCCACCGCGCTCAGGCCGTTGATCGAGGAGATCAGCGCGTTGTAGTTGGTGTCAGCCTGAGCCTGGGTCACGCTGCCGCTGACCGGTGACAGGTCGCTGATGGAGCGTGCAATGAAACCACCGTTGCCAGGGTTGTTGCTGGTGGCCGGGTTGAAGGTCGCCAGGCCCATGCGCAGGTTGCGGTTGCTGGTGACCAGTGCGGTAGAGACGTTGCGCGCCACGTTGATCCGGTAATCGTTGGGAATCGCCCCAGTGGTGAAATCACGTGTGCCGTTGTTGATCGCCAGCCCGACCACGTAGGAAATGTAATCCGCCGAGTAGCGGGTGTTGCCGCTGCCCACCGGATCCGGCAGCTTCAGACAGAGCG
The window above is part of the Pseudomonas fluorescens genome. Proteins encoded here:
- a CDS encoding ATP-binding protein, coding for MIAEADNADSKQAQRLLRLYHLYRLSVGITLVLLISSNMDNRLLNSTNDEWLRNGSWLYLVLNILLVVFLENIRRPAQLFGLALVDILLLCGVFYAAGGVASAIGNLLIVSVAISNTLLRRRIGLLIAAIATLGIVGLSFLLSFSHPLSANDYLQAGTLGALCFAASLLVQGLMRRLEVSENLAEQRASEVVGLEALNALILQRMRTGILVLDEQRRVQLANHSARTLLGQTHLEGDLIDDHSSALVERLQLWLNNPTLRPQSLKIAGNGLELQPSFIALEQSPNRQTLVFLEDLAQIAQQAQQLKLAALGRLTAGIAHEIRNPLGAISHAAQLLQESEELDGADRRLTQIIQDHSQRMNRVIENVLQLSRRQQSAPQRLDLKLWLEQFVSESREQAGERQHIHLHIGPGDFRTLMDPGQLTQILDNLLRNGWRHSALLHDPAEVWLTLLIDPESTLAVLEVQDNGPGVPPDQQAHLFEPFFTTSSQGTGLGLYLSRELCESNQARLDFKSRQGGGCFRITFAHGRKQS
- a CDS encoding type IV pilin protein, with the protein product MRRSNRGFTLIEIMIVIAIIGIVITIGYPSLTEYVKKGRRADVVSTLSEQAQILERFYSKNNVYTGVTGLSTGNDFYTITPTITDQTFLLTATRKTGTAMATDKCGDFTLTNTGVRSMNNATTGLTTKDCWGR
- a CDS encoding pilus assembly protein, yielding MRSTERRFKWLSLLLGMLAGLYLTAPAYAFTPSDSPLLSAAAVPPNVMLMIDDSGSMNSIIYAAGFDPTVDRTAARQCNAVIGLCLSSTAITGDTIFLSSLPTSGCSGGAYAFYNNSLTPLCLKLPDPVGSGNTRYSADYISYVVGLAINNGTRDFTTGAIPNDYRINVARNVSTALVTSNRNLRMGLATFNPATSNNPGNGGFIARSISDLSPVSGSVTQAQADTNYNALISSINGLSAVANTPLAETYYEITRYMRGMAPYYNSMPSTYTSPIQYRCQKNYGVVITDGLPTYDRTFPSNDPLGGSRLPNWDGINNDGNNLNGDGEGDTLYLDDIAKFAFDIDMRSSGTDAAGKSWNAVDFPRQNMNTYTVGFTASNDMLSDAADYGQGRYYQATDSAGLNAALSSALSDITSKAGSGGSGVASGTTLASGTSYFQTSYDPKDWRGTIKSFGFTSAGAVNTSAVLWTTDTAIVPGATAPTYQSWNSLNNAVVTLAYGNFAPAQQTVLSQGLPTGISGNDLVEWSKGTNKTGLKVRSVLLGDIINSPLVLASPTEKTASDLAGDTSYSTYLTTKAANMNASLVVNANDGFVSVINSANGTRRYAYMPSSVLPSLRLIADPNYVNGVSHKFLVDGQLGVFDAQFGTAWKTLAIGGTGAGGKTFYGLQLYDASAGNVIRALWEVSAPATASTSNAFNDLGYAYARPEVARLADGRWAAFIANGYGSNSGVAALYVLDVRDGSLIKKIVIDSTETTNGLSSVKLRVNSQNVVQAAYGGDLKGRLWKFDLSATSSDSWGVAFSGKPLFTTAGGATQPITAQPLLADNALGGKQIFVGTGKFNEATDKTNKDLQAFYSVWDADGGSGQITVSSLQAQAITGVFSGSTGQFVTTSQNDTTYPAEKGWYLPLVYNNALTGERVINQASLVLGRIVFTTASVDTTDPCSSFGTGKLIELDAFSGKMLNYAVLDTNADGVVDSNDTISSGVVFTGGIPTLNAIVNGASRKVVNDSSGGITTLVEKSGGGSRRIMWRQIQ
- a CDS encoding sigma-54-dependent transcriptional regulator, with amino-acid sequence MNTSPRQKILIVDDEPDIRELLEITLGRMKLDTFSARNLAEAQALLHRETFDLCLTDMRLPDGTGLELVQHIQQRYPQLPVAMITAYGSLETAINALKAGAFDFLTKPVDLTRLRELVGSALRMPAPGNVCTSIDRRLLGDSPPMRNLRKQIDKLARSQAPVYISGESGSGKELVARLIHEQGPRASQPFVPVNCGAIPSELMESEFFGHRKGSFSGAVEDKPGLFQAAHGGTLFLDEVADLPLPMQVKLLRAIQEKAVRSVGGQQETVVDVRILCATHKDLDAEVAAERFRQDLYYRLNVIELRVPSLRERREDIEALAGHMLKRLANGTGQPAARLHPHALESLKNYRFPGNVRELENVLERAHTLCENRTIEAEDLRLIEGNGAAEGGIADLTQIDNLEDYLESVERKLILQALEETRWNRTAAAQRLSLSFRSMRYRLKKLGLD
- the thiO gene encoding glycine oxidase ThiO, producing the protein MTRQQQVVIVGGGVIGLLTAYNLASEVGSVVLLDRSNVGQESSWAGGGIVSPLYPWRYSPAVTALAHWSQDFYPQLGERLFADTGVDPEVHTTGLYWLDLDDEAQALAWAARENRPLRAVDISAAHDAVPVLGGGFSRAIYMADVANVRNPRLVKSLKAALQALPNVTIHEQCEVSGFVREGERVVGVQTSTGVIAGDQVVLTAGAWSGELLKTLNLSLPVEPVKGQMILYKCAADFLPSMVLAKGRYAIPRRDGHILIGSTLEHEGFDKTPTNNALESLKASAVELLPALADAEVVGHWAGLRPGSPEGIPYIGRVPGFDGLWLNCGHYRNGLVLAPASCQLFADVMLGRAPIIDPAPYAPAGRI
- a CDS encoding outer membrane protein assembly factor BamD, producing MQVKHLLLIAILALTAACSSKEVVDENLSEAELYQQAQQDLDNNSYTSATAKLKALESRYPFGRYADQAQLELIYANYKNAEPEAAKSAAERFIRLHPQHPNVDYAYYLKGLTSFDQDVGLLARFLPLDMTKRDPGAARDSYNEFAQLTSRYPNSRYAPDAKQRMIYLRNLLAAYEIHVADYYLTRQAYVAAANRGRYVVENFQETPSVGDGLAVMTEAYQRLHLDELAATSLETLKLNYPNHPSLQDGQFVPRVAEADNRSFLSKATLGLIESRPPLPPGETRANQDVQKQFQDAKDAIPNELKPKDENGDVIEEPEPESSDSDRSIFSYLTFGLFD
- a CDS encoding PP0621 family protein, yielding MLRLLFWIALIAAAVWLWRKFKAPASSARSPREQDAAPMVRCAHCGVHLPRDRALNLQQQWYCSQAHLEQGPGSSDR